A genomic region of Sander vitreus isolate 19-12246 chromosome 11, sanVit1, whole genome shotgun sequence contains the following coding sequences:
- the commd6 gene encoding COMM domain-containing protein 6, translating into MPAAEESHGVNKVVDNICKLSPDLLAEACQHILIYLQGQTKGVDSAEISDKFQRAGVRLDHEALQNIIRFLLLTFRSAGKSNFSGDDLLSRLEEGSNKWPKASLQVLHRLWSEHGALVHAQQEVQAMLNISQLVDMQWKLGMAVSSDTCRSLNSPYVSLLLKIVEPSGQICQRSFEMTIPQFQNFHKQFKEMAAIMETV; encoded by the exons ATGCCAGCAGCAGAGGAATCGCATG GTGTCAACAAAGTTGTGGACAACATCTGTAAGCTTTCTCCAGATCTGTTGGCTGAAGCA TGTCAGCACATTCTGATTTATCTTCAAGGACAAACTAAAGGAGTAGATTCAGCTGAAATTTCTGAT AAATTTCAAAGAGCTGGAGTCAGACTTGACCATGAAGCTCTACAGAACATTATCAGATTTCTCCTGTTAACATTCAG GTCAGCTGGGAAGAGCAACTTCTCTGGGGATGACCTTCTGTCGAGGTTGGAAGAAGGCAGTAACAAGTGGCCCAAAGCATCCCTTCAGGTGTTGCACAGGTTGTGGAGTGAACATGGTGCATTAGTCCATGCTCAGCAGGAGGTTCAGGCCATGCTCAACATCAGCCAG TTAGTGGACATGCAGTGGAAGCTCGGCATGGCAGTGAGCTCCGACACCTGCCGATCTCTCAACTCCCCATACGTGTCTCTACTGCTAAAGATCGTTGAGCCCTCCGGGCAGATTTGTCAGAGGTCTTTTGAAATGACCATTCCACAGTTCCAG AACTTTCACAAGCAGTTCAAGGAGATGGCCGCCATTATGGAGACTGTGTGA